The genome window AACTCGCACTCTGTTACCAGAACCAGATTTTGAGTCTGGCGCGTCTACCAGTTCCGCCATCCCGGCTTAGCCCACATTTCTCACCATGATCCGCGGCAAGACGCGTGGGCCGAATGAAGGGCCGTAGTATACCCGAATCTTGGTGATCGGCAAGTCGCCGTCGGGGTGAGAAACTGGTACCATCGCCCGCCATGCAACGCAGCGATTTTCATTACGATTTGCCCCCGCGGCTGATCGCCCAGCACCCCTTGGCCGAGCGCGGCGCCAGCCGTTTGTTGGTGCTCGACGGTATGACAGGTGCGCTGGCCGACCGTCGCTTCGCGGATATCGTCGAGTATCTGCAGCCGGGCGATGTGCTGGTCTTTAACGACACCCGGGTCATTCCGGCACGTTTGTTCGGCAACAAGGAAAGCGGCGGGCGCGTCGAGGTGCTGGTAGAGCGCATCCTGGACGCACACCGGGTGCTGGCCCATGTGCGTGCCAGCAAGGCACCCCAGCCCGGCACCCGCCTGCTGCTGGAAGACACAGTCGAGGCCGAAGTGACGGGGCGTCGCGACGACCTGTTCGAGCTGTGCTTTCTGGATCAGCGCCCGGTGTCGGAGATCCTCGAAGCGGTGGGCCACATGCCCCTGCCACCTTATATAGAGCGTGCGGACGAGGCCGACGACCAGCGCCGCTATCAAACCGTCTATGCCCGTCGCCCCGGCGCCGTGGCGGCGCCCACCGCGGGGCTGCATTTCGACGAGGTCCTGCTGGAACAGCTGCGCGCCCGGGGCATCGAGACCGTCTTTGTCACCCTGCATGTAGGCGCGGGTACCTTCCAGCCGGTGCGCGTGGACGACCTCGCTGAACACAAGATGCACGCCGAATATGTGGAGGTCAGCGCCGCCGCCGCGGCAGCCATCAAGCGGGCGCGCGCCGCCGGCGGGCGGGTAGTGGCGGTGGGGACCACCGCGGTGCGCAGTCTTGAGGCGGCGGCACATAGCGGCGTGTTGCAGGCCTTCAGCGGTGAGACCCGGCTGTTCATTACGCCCGGCTATCAGTTCAAAGCGGTGGATCTGCTGATTACCAACTTCCACTTGCCGGAATCAACGCTGTTGATGCTGGTCTCCGCCCTGGGCGGCTATGCGCAGGTCATGGCGGCCTATGCGCACGCGGTGGACCAGGAATATCGGTTTTTCAGTTACGGCGATGCCATGCTGGTGATGCCGGCGCCGCAGGCCTTGGCGGGACAATGAAAGCCAAGCTATGAAATTCGATCTATTGACATCAGACGGCGCGGCCCGGCGCGGTACATTGAACTTTGCGCGCGGCACGGTGCAGACCCCCGCCTTCATGCCGGTGGGCACCTACGGCACGGTGAAGGCCATGACGCCGGAGGAACTGAGCGAGCTGGGCGCCGAGATCATCCTCGGCAACACCTTTCATCTCATGCTGCGCCCCGGTACCGAGATCATCCGCGCCCATGGCGATCTGCACGATTTCATGCATTGGCAGGGTCCCATTCTCACCGACTCGGGTGGTTTTCAGGTGTTCAGCCTGGGCGAAATGAGAAAGATCACCGAGGCCGGGGTTACCTTCCGCTCGCCGGTCAACGGCGACAAGGTGTTTCTGGATCCGGAGCGTTCCATGCAAGTGCAGCGTGCGCTGGGCGCGGACATCGTCATGATCTTCGATGAATGCACCCCCTATCCGGCCAGCGAGCAGCAGGCGCGCGCGTCCATGGAGCTGTCGTTGCGCTGGGCCGCACGCAGCCGCACGGCCCACGGCGACAATCCCGCCGCCCTGTTCGGCATCATCCAGGGCGGTATGTATCCCGAGCTACGCGCCGTTTCACTCGACGGCCTGGTCGAGATCGGCTTCGACGGCTATGCCATCGGCGGTCTGTCGGTGGGGGAGAGCGAGGCGGAGCGCATCATGATCCTGGATCATCTGCAGCCCCGGTTGCCGCTGGACAAGCCGCGCTACCTGATGGGGGTGGGACGGCCCGAGGACATCGTCGAGGCCGTGCGCCGCGGTGTGGACATGTTCGACTGCGTCATGCCGACGCGCAACGCCCGCAACGGCCACTTGTTCACTCAGCAGGGCGAAATCCGTATCCGCAACGCCCGCTACGAACACGACACCCGGCCGCTGGACGAGGCCTGCGGCTGTTATACCTGCCGCAACTACAGCCGCGCCTACTTGCGTCATTTGGACAAGTGCCGCGAGATCCTCGGCTCGCGCCTCAATACCATCCACAATCTCTATTACTATCAGGAATTGATGCGCGACTTGCGAGACGCCATCGAGGCGGGCGAGCTGGAAGACTTCGTCACCCGATTCTATGCCAAACGGCTGGCGGGTATGTCATAATGTGCGCCTTTATTTGCCGCGCCCCGGGGCGGAAACAATTCTGTAAGCAAACACTTGGAGAACAATAATGAGTTTCTTTATCTCTGACGCCATGGCCCAGCAGGCCCCCGCCGCAGGCGCCGGCGAGCCCGGCATGATCAACTTCATCTTCCTGATCGTGCTGTTTCTGATCTTCTACTTCCTATTGCTGCGGCCGCAGATGAAGCGCGCCAAGGAACACAAGAAGATGACCGAGGCGCTGGCCAAGAACGACGAAGTGGTCACCAGCGGCGGCATCGCCGGCAAGATCGCCAAGGTGGACGACAGCTTCATCACCCTGCAGATCGCCGAAGGGGTCGAGGTGCAGGTGCAGAAAAACGCCATCAGCTCCCTGTTGCCCAAGGGAAGCGTGAAAGTCTGATCGATAACACAGCAAGTTTGGGGCAATGCCAATATGATTAATCAGTACCCGTGGTGGAAAAATCTGCTGATCGTCGTCGTGATCGCGGTCGGCGCGCTGTATGCCTTGCCGAACCTTTACGGCGAGGATCCGGCATTGCAGATCTCGTCCAGCGGCGCCGCCGATATTACCGATATCACCCTTGCCGATGTGCGCGGCGAGCTGCAGCGCAGTGGTATTGATCCGGTCTCTATCGATCTCGAGCCGCAAGGCTTGGTGGTGCGCTTTGCCAACACCGAAGATCAGCTCGAGGCACGCGACCGTCTCGGTCTTGCCATGGCGGATGATTACACGATTGCCCTGAACCTGGCGCCGGCCACTCCCGATTGGCTGCGCAAGCTCAACGCCCTGCCCATGTACCTGGGTCTGGATCTGCGCGGCGGTGTGCACTTTTTGATGGAGGTGGATACGGATGCCGCGGTAGAGATGGCGGAAGAGCGTTATGTCGATGACTTCCGCGCACTGTTGCGTGAAAACCGGGTGCGTTATCTGACCGTCAGCCGCACCTCCGAGGACGGGGTGGATATCAAATTCCGCAGCGCCGAGGAGCAGCAGCAAGGCCTGAGTCTTATCCGCAAGGAGTTTCGCAACCTGCTGTTGGATGACGAGCAGCGCGGTGACGCCTTCTATGTCAACGCCCGCCTCTCGGAAGACGAGATGCGCGAGACACGCAAGTTCGCCGTACAGCAGAACGTCACCACCCTGCGTAACCGCGTCAACGAACTCGGCGTCGCCGAACCGCTCATCCAGCGCCAGGGTGAAAACCGCATCGTGGTGCAGTTGCCCGGGGTGCAGGATCCCGCCCGCGCCAAGGAGATCCTGGGCGCAACGGCGACCTTGGAATTCCGCCTGGCGGACGAGGGCGGCAATGTCCAGGACGCCCTGGCCGGGCGTGTGCCGGCCGGTTCCAGGCTCTACAAGGAGCGCGGCGGCAATCCGGTGTTGCTGAAGAAGAGTGTCATCATCACCGGCGACGCTATCACCGATGCCGCCTCCGGGATTGATTCGCGCGACGGCAGCCCGGCGGTGTTCATCACCCTGGACGGCAAGGGCGCCAAGAAGATGCACAACGTCACCAAGGAGGCGGTGGGCAAGACCATGGCGGTGGTGTTCATCGAGCAGAAGACCGACACCAAACGGGTCGGCGATGAGCTGGTTAAGACTAAGCGCAAGGTGGAGGAGGTGATCAGCCTGGCCACCATCCGCGAGCCGCTCAGCAAACGTTTCCAGATCACCGGCCTGGACAACACCGATGAGGCGCGCACCTTGGCCTTGCTGCTGCGCGCCGGTGCCCTGTCCGCGCCCGTCGAGATCATCGAGGAGCGCACCGTCGGCCCCAGCCTGGGGCAGGACAACATCGAAATGGGCTTCAAGTCGGTGGTGATCGGCTTCGTGCTGGTGCTGATCTTCATGGCGATCTACTACAAGATATTCGGCCTGGTGGCTAACCTGGCATTGACCTTGAATCTGGTGCTGATAATCGCCGTGCTCTCCATGCTGCAGGCCACCCTGACCCTGCCCGGTATCGCCGGCATCGTGCTCACCGTGGGTATGGCGGTGGATGCCAATGTACTGATCTTTCAGCGCATCCGCGAAGAGCTGAAAAACGGCAACTCGCCCCAGGCCAGCATCCATGCCGGTTACGGCAAAGCGGTATCAACCATCGCCGACGCCAATATCACCACCCTGATCGCGGCGGTAGTGCTGTTCGGCTTGGGTACCGGTCCCATCAAGGGCTTCGCCGTAACCCTGTCCATCGGCATCATCACCTCCATGTTCACCGCCATTATGGTGACCCGCGCCGTGATCAATGTGATCTATGGCGGCAAGCGGGTCGCCAAGCTCTCTATTTGAGTCGGGAACGGAACCAGAATTTAGGACGCAAACGATGAACAACCTGGCAGCACAGAACACTATCGATTTCATGAGTCGGCGCAATCTGGCATTGGCATTCTCCGCCGCACTGCTGCTGGTGTCGATCGCCTCGCTGGCCCTGCGCGGTCTCAATCTGGGCATCGATTTTACCGGCGGCACCCTGGTGGAGGTCGGTTATCCGGACACCGCCGATCTCACCGAGGTGCGCGCGGCGCTGGAGGCGGGCGGCTTCGAAGGAGCAGTGGTACAGCACTTCGGCACCTCGCAGGACGTGCTGATCCGGCTGTCGCCCAAGGTGACCGAGGGCTCGGCCGATATCAGTACTCGCATCCTCACCACCTTGCAAGGCGGTGGGCAGACGGTGGACCTGAGGCGGGTGGAATTCGTCGGGCCGCAGATCGGCGACGAGCTCACCGAGGATGGCGGCCTGGCCATGTTGGCGGCCCTGTTCGGTGTTTTGATCTATGTCTATTTTCGTTTCGAGATCCGTTTCTCGCTGGGGGCGGTCATCGCCCTGATCCACGACGTGGTCATCACTATGGGTATTTTCTCGCTGTTTCAGTTCGAGTTTGATCTCTCGGTGCTGGCGGCGGTGCTGGCGGTGATCGGCTATTCCCTCAACGATACCATCGTGGTCTACGATCGTGTGCGCGAGAACTTTCGCAAGATGCGCAAGGGCACGCCCCTCGACATTGTTAATCGCTCCATCACCCAGACCCTGTCACGGACCCTGGTGACCTCCTTGACCACCCTTTTGGTATTGTTTGCCTTGTTTGTCTTTGGCGGCGAGATCATTCACGGCTTTTCCCGGGCGCTGATCATCGGCGTGGTGGTGGGGACCTACTCGTCTATCTACGTGGCCAGCAGCGCGGTGCTGATGCTGGGCGTGAGCAAGGCCGACCTGATGCCGGTGGAGAAAGAGGGCGCCGAGCTGGATAATGTTCCGTAGTTAGCGTCGCCGGGCGGGTCGAGAAGCGCCGCGTCGAACTGCACATCAAAGAATAAAACCAGTACGGCGCGTCATCACCGCGGGCCGGGTGTTTCACCCCGGGCTAATGGTTCGCGGCCCCGTCTTGCGCCCGATTCAACGCAGCGGCGAGATCACGACTCAGCGCGCCGACACAGCGACTCAATGCCCGTACCCGTGCTTCATAGTCGCCGCTGTCGGCGTCAATCACGTATTCGCGACTTTGCGGCGGATAGCGCATTTTCCTGCTGGGTTCGCTGAGTTCCCAGCGTGCGCTGAGCCGCGCGTGGTTCTGGGTGTTGACATCGAAGCGCCCGACCTTGAGACGTATCTGCACATCGGGTTGTACGCCCGAGTGCCAGGGATAGGTGTACACCTCCGCGTCGGGTATGTGCGTCGCCAGGGCCTGCGCCAGCACGCGCGCGAAATTGCTTTGCAGGGGCTCGGCCCAACGATGATATTCGGCCACCTGCAGGCTGTTGTCGCCGCTGCTGATGACGATTTCGTTACGGTCCAGGTAGGCCGGAAAATCGATGGGACCGAGACCGACAACGAGACGGTTCGGTGTCTGGATGGATGAGCTCGGCGCCGCGCTTGAACTGAGCAGGTAGTAATTCGAGGAGGGGGTGGTGCCGCAGGCGGCGAGGGCGCCAAGCAGTGTCAGCAACAGTGTGATACGGGCAGTGCGCATTATCGCTCTCCGGGATCGGGTTTGCCTTTTAACAAGGCCTCGGGATGCCTTTCCAGGGTGTCCGCCAACAGGCGTAGTGAACGGGCGGTCTTGGCCGCTGCCTCCAGGGCCTGGGTAAGCTGGAAATAGACCTGCGAATCGGGTGCGATGAGATTGCCGGCGGCGTCGGCAGCGGCCTGTATCTCGGCCAGGGTCGTGGCGGCGCTTTGGCTGAGGCGCTCGGCGTCGTCGTGCAGACGCCCGACCAGTCGAGTCGAGTCGTCGACCAAGACCTCGCCCGAGGCTATCAGCGCGCGGCTGGAGGCCAGCGTTGCGCGCATGTCGTCCAGCGTTGCGCGCAAATCGGCGGAGACCCGCGCCGCTTGCCCATCCAGTTGCTGGGCCAGGCGGCCGTATTGTTGCAATGTGGTGTCGAGCCGGGCGATGGCCTGGGGCAGGTCTTGGTTGTTGACCAGCTTGTCGATGCCGGCGATGGCGCCGGCAAAGTTGTCCAGCACCTGGTCGACGGGAAAGTCGTCCAGTTTGCGCGTCAATTGCTGGATTGGCGTGGGTATGGTGGGGATCTCTTGATATTGATCGACCGCGCCGACCAGTTCGATCGGCTTGTCCGGATGCATATCGAGCTGGATGGAGAGTTGGCCGGTGAGCAGGCTTTGCGTCTGCAGCTGGGCACGCAAGCCCTGCTGCACCATGTCGTCCATGCGCTGGACGCGCAGGGCGGTCATGTCCTCGCCGCTGATGAGTTTGACGCGTTGTACTTCCAGTTCGACATAGACCGGAATCATGACCTTCAGGCTGTCGGGGTCGAGCAGCAGGCCGATGTCGCTCACCGTGCCGATCTTGACGCCGCGAAAATAGACCGGCGCCCCCATGTCCAAGCCCTTCACCGAGCTGTCGAAAAACATGACAAAGCGATGTTTGTCACGTAATAAACCGCTGCCGAACAGTAAGGCCGCGGCCACGGCCAGGATGGCGGCACCGACGATGAACAGGCCGATGATGGTGG of Candidatus Tenderia electrophaga contains these proteins:
- the tgt gene encoding queuine tRNA-ribosyltransferase (Exchanges the guanine residue with 7-aminomethyl-7-deazaguanine in tRNAs with GU(N) anticodons (tRNA-Asp, -Asn, -His and -Tyr)); this translates as MKFDLLTSDGAARRGTLNFARGTVQTPAFMPVGTYGTVKAMTPEELSELGAEIILGNTFHLMLRPGTEIIRAHGDLHDFMHWQGPILTDSGGFQVFSLGEMRKITEAGVTFRSPVNGDKVFLDPERSMQVQRALGADIVMIFDECTPYPASEQQARASMELSLRWAARSRTAHGDNPAALFGIIQGGMYPELRAVSLDGLVEIGFDGYAIGGLSVGESEAERIMILDHLQPRLPLDKPRYLMGVGRPEDIVEAVRRGVDMFDCVMPTRNARNGHLFTQQGEIRIRNARYEHDTRPLDEACGCYTCRNYSRAYLRHLDKCREILGSRLNTIHNLYYYQELMRDLRDAIEAGELEDFVTRFYAKRLAGMS
- a CDS encoding S-adenosylmethionine:tRNA ribosyltransferase-isomerase: MQRSDFHYDLPPRLIAQHPLAERGASRLLVLDGMTGALADRRFADIVEYLQPGDVLVFNDTRVIPARLFGNKESGGRVEVLVERILDAHRVLAHVRASKAPQPGTRLLLEDTVEAEVTGRRDDLFELCFLDQRPVSEILEAVGHMPLPPYIERADEADDQRRYQTVYARRPGAVAAPTAGLHFDEVLLEQLRARGIETVFVTLHVGAGTFQPVRVDDLAEHKMHAEYVEVSAAAAAAIKRARAAGGRVVAVGTTAVRSLEAAAHSGVLQAFSGETRLFITPGYQFKAVDLLITNFHLPESTLLMLVSALGGYAQVMAAYAHAVDQEYRFFSYGDAMLVMPAPQALAGQ
- a CDS encoding preprotein translocase subunit SecF — translated: MNNLAAQNTIDFMSRRNLALAFSAALLLVSIASLALRGLNLGIDFTGGTLVEVGYPDTADLTEVRAALEAGGFEGAVVQHFGTSQDVLIRLSPKVTEGSADISTRILTTLQGGGQTVDLRRVEFVGPQIGDELTEDGGLAMLAALFGVLIYVYFRFEIRFSLGAVIALIHDVVITMGIFSLFQFEFDLSVLAAVLAVIGYSLNDTIVVYDRVRENFRKMRKGTPLDIVNRSITQTLSRTLVTSLTTLLVLFALFVFGGEIIHGFSRALIIGVVVGTYSSIYVASSAVLMLGVSKADLMPVEKEGAELDNVP
- the secD gene encoding preprotein translocase subunit SecD (part of the preprotein secretory system; when complexed with proteins SecF and YajC, SecDFyajC stimulates the proton motive force-driven protein translocation, and appears to be required for the release of mature proteins from the extracytoplasmic side of the membrane), which gives rise to MNQYPWWKNLLIVVVIAVGALYALPNLYGEDPALQISSSGAADITDITLADVRGELQRSGIDPVSIDLEPQGLVVRFANTEDQLEARDRLGLAMADDYTIALNLAPATPDWLRKLNALPMYLGLDLRGGVHFLMEVDTDAAVEMAEERYVDDFRALLRENRVRYLTVSRTSEDGVDIKFRSAEEQQQGLSLIRKEFRNLLLDDEQRGDAFYVNARLSEDEMRETRKFAVQQNVTTLRNRVNELGVAEPLIQRQGENRIVVQLPGVQDPARAKEILGATATLEFRLADEGGNVQDALAGRVPAGSRLYKERGGNPVLLKKSVIITGDAITDAASGIDSRDGSPAVFITLDGKGAKKMHNVTKEAVGKTMAVVFIEQKTDTKRVGDELVKTKRKVEEVISLATIREPLSKRFQITGLDNTDEARTLALLLRAGALSAPVEIIEERTVGPSLGQDNIEMGFKSVVIGFVLVLIFMAIYYKIFGLVANLALTLNLVLIIAVLSMLQATLTLPGIAGIVLTVGMAVDANVLIFQRIREELKNGNSPQASIHAGYGKAVSTIADANITTLIAAVVLFGLGTGPIKGFAVTLSIGIITSMFTAIMVTRAVINVIYGGKRVAKLSI